From the Vibrio alginolyticus NBRC 15630 = ATCC 17749 genome, one window contains:
- the yjjX gene encoding inosine/xanthosine triphosphatase, whose protein sequence is MATQKVVIASLNPAKINAVQSAFRNAFSHQEFNFVGISVPSEVADQPMTNEETHRGALNRVKNAKVEMPNADYYVGLEAGIEANVTFAWMVVESETHRGESRSASLMLPPKVLEKLKDANELGDVMDEVFGTDNIKQKGGAISLLTQNQLTRSSVYHQALILALIPFTNPEHFPSNL, encoded by the coding sequence ATGGCAACCCAAAAAGTTGTAATCGCATCGCTAAACCCAGCCAAAATTAATGCAGTTCAAAGTGCATTTCGTAATGCATTTTCGCATCAAGAATTCAACTTCGTTGGCATCAGTGTACCGAGTGAGGTTGCAGATCAGCCCATGACGAATGAAGAAACTCATCGTGGTGCGCTAAACCGCGTTAAAAACGCAAAAGTAGAGATGCCAAACGCGGATTACTATGTCGGTCTCGAAGCGGGAATTGAAGCAAACGTGACGTTTGCTTGGATGGTGGTTGAGTCAGAGACTCACCGCGGTGAATCTCGTTCTGCAAGCTTAATGTTGCCGCCAAAAGTCTTGGAAAAACTCAAGGATGCGAATGAATTGGGAGATGTAATGGACGAAGTGTTTGGTACTGATAATATCAAACAGAAAGGTGGCGCTATTAGCCTGCTAACCCAAAACCAGCTAACTCGAAGCTCGGTCTATCACCAAGCCTTGATTCTGGCTTTAATTCCATTCACAAACCCTGAGCACTTTCCTTCAAATTTATAA
- the pheA gene encoding prephenate dehydratase, which produces MTDQPISLEEIRLRLNELDDQLLSLLSERRKLSIEVAKSKVQTSKPVRDAVREQQLLVKLISNGQDKYELDAQYITKLFHTIIEDSVLLQQSYLQNLVNPQQSRKPLARVAFLGAKGSYSHLASREYFSRKNTELIELNCEHFKEVTQTVESGHADYGVLPIENTSSGSINEVYDLLQHTTLYIVGELTQPIEHCLVAKKDIRLEDIKTLYSHPQPHQQCSEFLSRMKGVKLESCASTADAMQKVQEMDRDDVAAIGNASSGKLYGLQAIQGNIANQTENHTRFIVVARKPVEVSTQIPAKTTLIMSTSQEAGSLVETLLVLQRYGINMTKLESRPIMGNPWEEMFYVDLTSHLASTEMQQALEELTKITKHLKVLGCYPSENVKPTQVKLS; this is translated from the coding sequence ATGACTGACCAACCTATTTCCCTCGAAGAAATTCGTTTACGCTTGAATGAGTTGGATGACCAACTTCTCAGCTTATTGTCTGAGCGCCGTAAACTCAGCATTGAAGTAGCCAAAAGCAAAGTACAAACCTCAAAGCCTGTTCGCGACGCCGTCCGTGAACAGCAATTATTGGTCAAGCTGATTTCTAATGGCCAAGATAAATACGAACTTGACGCGCAGTACATCACTAAACTTTTCCATACCATCATTGAAGACTCAGTTCTGCTTCAACAAAGTTATCTGCAAAATCTCGTTAACCCACAGCAAAGCCGTAAGCCACTTGCTCGCGTCGCTTTTTTAGGAGCCAAAGGCTCTTATTCGCACTTGGCAAGTCGCGAATACTTCAGTCGTAAAAATACAGAGCTTATCGAGCTCAACTGCGAGCACTTTAAAGAAGTGACTCAAACGGTTGAATCTGGCCATGCTGATTATGGCGTTCTGCCAATCGAAAACACCAGCTCAGGCTCTATTAATGAAGTGTATGACTTACTACAACACACGACGCTTTACATCGTTGGAGAGCTGACTCAACCAATCGAACACTGCTTGGTTGCGAAAAAAGACATTCGTCTGGAAGATATTAAAACGCTGTATTCTCACCCTCAGCCACACCAACAGTGCAGTGAGTTTTTAAGCCGTATGAAAGGGGTAAAGCTGGAGTCCTGCGCGAGCACAGCAGATGCAATGCAGAAAGTCCAAGAGATGGATCGTGATGATGTGGCTGCAATTGGTAATGCATCAAGCGGTAAGCTATATGGCTTGCAAGCAATTCAAGGCAACATCGCAAACCAAACCGAAAACCATACTCGCTTTATCGTGGTTGCTCGTAAACCGGTTGAAGTTTCTACTCAGATTCCAGCAAAAACCACATTGATCATGTCGACCTCCCAAGAGGCAGGTTCATTGGTTGAAACACTATTAGTGCTGCAACGTTACGGCATCAATATGACCAAGCTAGAATCACGCCCAATTATGGGGAACCCGTGGGAGGAGATGTTCTACGTAGACTTGACATCACATCTTGCTTCGACAGAAATGCAACAGGCACTTGAAGAGCTAACAAAAATCACTAAGCACTTGAAAGTATTAGGCTGTTACCCGAGTGAGAACGTAAAGCCTACGCAAGTAAAATTGAGTTAA
- a CDS encoding IS3 family transposase (programmed frameshift), with protein MKSTTKRTQRDYSLAFKLTVVDEVEKGSLTYKQAQEKYGIQGCSTVLVWLRKHGRLDWSKGTPNFMSKGDSMAEFNLPPTPEQRIKELEKQLEDAQLKADFFEAVVNVMERDYGVRVNKKAQRSVVQEKTIVGLSVTKFCQLVQISRQAYYKQCQTQSRCEHHEHAVIGFVREVRLKQPRIGTRKLKFLAATKGIQIGRDKLFELLRKHRLLVRARRAYHRTTDSRHRFFCHPNKVKDGLTPTKPEQLWVADITYLPTQNGESYLSLVTDAYSRKIVGFYVDDNMKTQSVKRAFISALRQRQSEEKLIHHSDRGSQYCSREYQDIHKKHRVTCSMTDGYDCYQNALAERVNGILKMELLLKKPKDLKEARTMVAESVDIYNQMRPHTALKYKTPDEVHRAF; from the exons ATGAAATCAACAACTAAAAGAACTCAGCGCGATTACTCCCTCGCTTTTAAACTCACTGTAGTTGATGAGGTTGAAAAAGGAAGCCTCACTTACAAACAAGCCCAAGAGAAGTATGGCATCCAAGGTTGCTCTACGGTTTTGGTTTGGCTTCGTAAGCATGGTCGACTAGATTGGTCTAAAGGGACACCTAACTTTATGTCCAAAGGAGACTCTATGGCCGAGTTCAATTTACCTCCTACACCAGAGCAACGTATTAAAGAGCTTGAGAAGCAGCTCGAAGATGCTCAACTCAAAGCCGACTTCTTTGAAGCTGTCGTGAACGTTATGGAACGTGACTATGGTGTTAGAGTGA ACAAAAAAGCACAAAGAAGCGTTGTCCAAGAGAAAACCATTGTAGGTTTGAGCGTTACGAAGTTTTGTCAGTTAGTACAAATCTCTCGCCAAGCTTATTATAAGCAATGCCAAACTCAATCTCGTTGTGAACATCATGAGCATGCTGTCATTGGCTTTGTCCGTGAAGTCAGGCTGAAGCAGCCACGCATTGGCACGCGTAAACTGAAGTTCTTAGCAGCAACAAAGGGCATTCAAATAGGTCGCGATAAGCTCTTTGAACTTCTCAGAAAGCATCGGCTGTTAGTGAGAGCAAGACGAGCCTATCACCGAACGACTGACAGCCGTCATCGATTTTTCTGTCACCCAAACAAAGTGAAAGATGGGCTGACACCAACGAAGCCAGAACAACTGTGGGTTGCTGATATTACTTACTTGCCAACTCAAAATGGAGAGAGTTATCTCAGCTTGGTTACAGACGCTTATTCAAGGAAGATTGTTGGTTTTTATGTGGATGACAACATGAAAACTCAATCAGTTAAGCGGGCATTTATCTCAGCTCTCAGGCAACGGCAGAGTGAAGAAAAGCTAATACACCACTCAGATAGAGGCTCACAATACTGTTCGAGGGAATATCAAGATATCCATAAGAAACATAGAGTGACTTGCTCAATGACTGACGGGTATGACTGTTATCAGAATGCTTTAGCTGAGCGTGTAAATGGGATACTCAAAATGGAGCTCTTGCTGAAGAAACCGAAAGATCTGAAAGAAGCAAGGACGATGGTAGCAGAGTCCGTAGATATCTATAATCAAATGAGGCCTCATACGGCTTTAAAATACAAAACGCCCGATGAAGTACATCGAGCGTTTTAG
- the hpf gene encoding ribosome hibernation-promoting factor, HPF/YfiA family encodes MTMNITGKNIEITSAIRAHIESKFKKLEKWQVDLIGCQATFSEEPNKQKKFEAVIKVPKGQLIASATHEDLYAAINEVEQKLERQLNKLTHKPEARRASKPELVEEEE; translated from the coding sequence ATGACAATGAATATCACTGGCAAAAACATCGAAATCACCTCTGCAATCCGAGCTCATATTGAGAGCAAATTTAAAAAACTGGAGAAATGGCAAGTAGACCTAATTGGTTGCCAAGCAACTTTCAGTGAGGAACCAAACAAACAGAAGAAATTCGAAGCGGTTATCAAAGTTCCTAAAGGCCAGCTCATTGCCTCAGCAACTCACGAAGATCTTTACGCAGCTATCAACGAAGTGGAGCAAAAACTAGAACGACAATTGAACAAGCTGACCCACAAACCTGAAGCTCGACGTGCAAGTAAGCCTGAGCTAGTGGAAGAAGAAGAGTAA